One genomic window of Undibacterium cyanobacteriorum includes the following:
- a CDS encoding AraC family transcriptional regulator, producing the protein MLDMIFSAKINETTDTAGSTRLHLAGAIDNVFFAEPLFDAMPDVVFFVKDLDGRYVVVNQTLVNRCGFKDKYELVGRTVGEVFPASLAATFEQQDQLVLSAGQEVRDQLELHLYPDRDPGWCLTNKIPLRDAQQRIIGLTGTSRDLGMPDQRHPVYHRIAAAVRHIHTHYAENVHMAELEKITGLSVAQIERYFQKIFSLTPRQFMTKVKLDAATNLLEDHSRSITDIAMSCGYQDHSAFTRMFKATVGVTPSEYREVLLRRQSRAH; encoded by the coding sequence ATGCTAGACATGATTTTTAGCGCGAAGATCAATGAGACCACTGACACGGCAGGGTCGACGCGTTTGCATTTGGCGGGAGCCATCGATAACGTCTTTTTCGCGGAACCTTTGTTTGACGCCATGCCTGATGTGGTGTTTTTTGTGAAGGATCTTGACGGTCGTTACGTCGTCGTTAACCAAACTTTGGTTAACCGTTGTGGTTTCAAAGATAAGTATGAATTGGTCGGTCGGACTGTGGGAGAAGTATTTCCAGCGAGCCTAGCTGCAACCTTCGAGCAACAAGACCAGTTGGTCTTGAGTGCTGGTCAAGAGGTGCGCGATCAACTCGAGTTGCACTTGTACCCGGATCGAGATCCTGGATGGTGCTTGACCAATAAAATCCCATTGCGTGACGCTCAACAGCGCATCATCGGTCTGACGGGTACTTCGCGTGATCTTGGTATGCCGGATCAGCGACATCCGGTTTATCACCGGATTGCAGCTGCGGTGCGACATATCCATACCCATTATGCTGAGAATGTGCATATGGCTGAGTTGGAGAAAATTACCGGTCTTTCAGTCGCACAAATCGAACGTTATTTTCAAAAGATCTTTTCATTAACGCCGCGTCAGTTCATGACTAAGGTCAAACTTGATGCCGCGACAAACTTACTAGAAGATCATAGTCGTAGCATTACGGATATTGCTATGTCTTGTGGCTATCAAGATCACAGTGCTTTTACTCGTATGTTTAAAGCGACGGTTGGTGTGACGCCAAGTGAGTATCGGGAAGTTCTATTGCGTAGGCAGTCCCGCGCACACTAG
- a CDS encoding aldehyde dehydrogenase family protein codes for MSIFKHFINGEWHASSQTRPNHNPSQPNQVVGEYAEASADDVALAVQAARQAATVWGRSTPQQRFDVLDFIGSEILARKQELGHLLASEEGKVLPEAIGEVSRAGFIFKYFAGEALRMGGQALASVRPNMEVLTSREAVGVVGLITPWNFPIAIPAWKAAPALACGNSVILKPSELTPGCAWALAEIISRSGLPKGAFNLVMGDGVAGRAMVEDPHVDAISFTGSVQTGKLIAQHCALHMKKYQLEMGGKNPLVILDDADLNIAVECAVNGAFFSTGQRCTASSRTIVTEGIYQRFAEAMLERTRKLKVGDAVAPNTQIGPVVDQRQLDKNLRYVAIGTEEGGQLLCGGERLAGDGFFFSPAIIENHNPQARLNQEEVFGPVSTLIRVKDFDEAIAVANATPYGLSGGICTSSLKYATQFRKDMQAGMVMVNAPTAGVDYHVPFGGSKASSFGPREQGNMAVEFYTKVKTHYIA; via the coding sequence ATGAGCATTTTCAAGCACTTTATCAACGGTGAATGGCACGCTTCTTCGCAAACTCGTCCGAACCACAATCCCTCACAGCCAAATCAAGTGGTTGGTGAATATGCTGAAGCAAGTGCAGACGACGTCGCTTTGGCAGTACAAGCTGCACGCCAAGCCGCAACAGTTTGGGGACGTTCAACGCCACAACAACGTTTTGATGTACTTGACTTTATTGGTAGCGAAATTCTCGCGCGCAAACAAGAACTCGGTCACCTATTGGCCAGTGAAGAAGGTAAAGTTTTGCCAGAAGCGATCGGTGAAGTCTCGCGTGCTGGTTTCATCTTTAAGTATTTTGCTGGTGAAGCATTACGTATGGGTGGCCAGGCCTTGGCCTCAGTGCGTCCTAACATGGAAGTTCTCACTTCGCGTGAAGCGGTGGGCGTGGTCGGCCTGATTACACCGTGGAATTTTCCGATCGCTATTCCAGCTTGGAAAGCAGCTCCTGCCCTCGCTTGCGGGAATAGTGTCATTCTCAAACCGTCTGAACTCACGCCTGGCTGTGCATGGGCTTTGGCCGAAATTATTTCGCGCTCGGGGTTACCTAAGGGCGCTTTTAATTTGGTGATGGGCGATGGCGTCGCTGGCCGCGCCATGGTGGAAGATCCGCATGTCGATGCGATCAGTTTTACCGGATCGGTGCAAACTGGTAAGCTGATTGCGCAACATTGCGCATTGCATATGAAGAAGTATCAACTCGAAATGGGCGGAAAGAATCCTCTCGTCATTCTGGATGATGCAGATCTCAATATCGCGGTCGAATGTGCCGTCAACGGCGCCTTCTTTTCAACCGGACAGCGCTGCACAGCTTCCAGCCGCACTATCGTTACCGAGGGAATTTATCAACGTTTTGCAGAAGCAATGCTGGAACGCACGCGCAAACTCAAAGTTGGCGATGCAGTTGCCCCCAATACCCAAATTGGTCCGGTAGTCGATCAACGCCAACTCGATAAAAACCTGCGTTATGTGGCGATCGGCACCGAGGAAGGTGGCCAACTTCTCTGTGGTGGTGAACGTCTAGCTGGTGATGGCTTTTTCTTTAGTCCCGCCATCATCGAAAATCACAATCCACAAGCGCGTCTGAATCAAGAAGAAGTATTTGGCCCGGTCAGCACACTCATTCGTGTCAAAGATTTTGACGAAGCGATCGCCGTTGCCAACGCCACTCCATACGGACTCTCAGGCGGCATTTGTACCAGCTCATTGAAGTATGCTACTCAATTTAGAAAAGACATGCAGGCCGGAATGGTGATGGTGAACGCACCGACGGCCGGGGTTGATTACCATGTACCGTTCGGTGGCAGCAAGGCATCGAGTTTCGGTCCACGTGAACAAGGAAACATGGCGGTCGAGTTCTACACCAAAGTCAAAACGCACTACATCGCCTAA
- a CDS encoding GntR family transcriptional regulator: MPSPKAPSSTKMRAADVAYDAIESMIVTLQLKPGAPIVESELIEITGLGRTPLREALMRMSSNGLIVQLPRRGLIVKDIEAAEHVTLIETRRVIERLIASSAARRATPQLRQDILACGEQMVAAANNGKLEEFMAADQALDHVIHEACRNPSAVAAVIPLIIKCRRFWYAYQHEGDMHEAARCHMLLAKGIAEGNEEAAAQGADNLMNYLESYTRKVING, translated from the coding sequence ATGCCATCTCCCAAAGCTCCATCAAGTACGAAAATGCGTGCGGCTGACGTCGCTTACGATGCCATCGAAAGCATGATCGTCACATTGCAACTCAAGCCAGGTGCACCAATTGTTGAATCGGAATTGATCGAAATTACCGGCTTGGGGCGCACACCTTTGCGTGAAGCTTTGATGCGCATGTCGTCGAATGGTCTGATCGTGCAATTACCGCGTCGCGGCCTGATCGTTAAAGACATCGAAGCGGCCGAACATGTCACCTTGATTGAGACCCGACGCGTGATTGAACGCTTAATTGCCAGCAGCGCCGCCCGCCGCGCGACACCGCAGTTACGCCAAGATATTCTGGCCTGTGGTGAGCAAATGGTTGCCGCCGCCAACAATGGCAAGCTCGAAGAGTTCATGGCTGCTGATCAAGCTCTAGACCACGTGATACACGAAGCGTGTCGCAATCCGTCTGCAGTTGCCGCGGTCATTCCTTTAATCATCAAATGCCGTCGCTTTTGGTACGCATATCAACATGAAGGCGATATGCATGAGGCCGCACGCTGCCACATGCTTTTGGCGAAAGGCATTGCCGAAGGCAATGAAGAAGCCGCGGCCCAAGGTGCTGATAATCTGATGAACTATCTCGAGTCTTACACTCGTAAAGTCATTAACGGCTAA
- a CDS encoding M28 family peptidase, protein MVGIQASAQTEANARIQAQIQSQSQSQSKSGGSIAPKVRESALRSHLAYLADDLLEGRGTGQRGGELAARYIATQLQLMGLQNISTDVRNPYLHKVNILGIKTLPETQIRFEGKVGAYAPQLGSEILLATSSIQEAVDIDAPMIFVGYGIKAPEENWDDYKNIDVRGKVLVMMVNDPQPTELEPQRFAGKAMTYFGRWVYKFEEAARRGVAGVILIHTDASAAYSWSVPQTSFGRERFHLAGSGNPMEGWWAEASIKPFFATQGIDLDALRAQAEKSDFVPVELPIRVHASVRSTVRQVEQFNVLGLVPGTDAKLKNEALIYSAHWDHLGKIEEPGKPSQIWNGAVDNASGAAALLAMAEYAVKHPSKRSQIFLWPAAEEQGLIGSLAYTRAPAWPLKTTIADLNLDSMNFVGKTKDIGVAGSERSSLYHDAQIVARQMRLSIAKSVPDLGGAYYRADHFNFARAGVPAFNVGSAVFSGDGYFEFEHEHMHSERKMKHFKNDYHTVRDRYDPTWDLSGMVQQAEFTLMLGYRLANAKTVPQWNANDPYRKIREEQVKAQVGQK, encoded by the coding sequence ATGGTTGGCATTCAGGCTTCAGCACAAACTGAAGCTAATGCTCGCATTCAAGCTCAAATTCAATCTCAATCTCAATCTCAATCCAAGAGTGGCGGATCAATCGCGCCGAAAGTCCGCGAATCGGCTTTGCGTAGCCATCTCGCTTATTTGGCGGACGATTTGTTGGAAGGTCGAGGCACCGGACAACGTGGCGGTGAGTTAGCTGCGCGCTATATCGCCACTCAGCTACAGCTGATGGGGTTGCAGAACATTTCAACCGATGTACGAAATCCCTATCTGCACAAAGTGAATATTTTGGGAATTAAAACACTCCCCGAAACCCAGATACGATTTGAAGGCAAGGTGGGCGCGTATGCGCCACAGCTAGGAAGCGAGATTTTGTTGGCCACTTCAAGCATACAAGAAGCGGTCGACATTGATGCTCCGATGATATTTGTGGGATACGGTATTAAGGCGCCTGAAGAAAATTGGGATGACTATAAGAATATCGATGTACGGGGCAAGGTGCTGGTGATGATGGTCAATGACCCCCAACCAACTGAGCTAGAACCACAACGTTTTGCCGGCAAAGCGATGACTTATTTTGGTCGCTGGGTATACAAATTTGAAGAGGCAGCGCGGCGCGGTGTCGCTGGCGTTATTTTGATTCATACTGATGCTTCGGCGGCGTATAGCTGGAGTGTGCCGCAAACGAGTTTTGGACGCGAACGTTTTCATCTTGCAGGCTCGGGAAATCCGATGGAAGGCTGGTGGGCTGAAGCTAGCATCAAACCATTTTTCGCGACGCAGGGGATTGATCTCGATGCATTGCGAGCACAAGCCGAGAAGTCCGATTTCGTACCAGTAGAATTACCGATTCGAGTGCACGCTTCGGTGCGCTCGACAGTGCGGCAAGTGGAGCAATTCAATGTACTCGGTCTTGTTCCCGGTACGGACGCCAAGTTGAAAAACGAAGCCTTGATTTACTCGGCGCATTGGGATCATCTAGGAAAAATTGAAGAGCCGGGTAAACCGTCTCAGATTTGGAATGGTGCGGTCGATAATGCGAGTGGTGCCGCTGCTTTGTTGGCGATGGCCGAATATGCTGTAAAACATCCGAGCAAGCGGAGTCAGATTTTCTTATGGCCAGCGGCCGAAGAACAAGGATTAATCGGGAGTCTTGCTTATACTCGCGCACCGGCTTGGCCGTTGAAGACCACGATTGCTGATCTCAATTTAGATAGTATGAATTTTGTGGGGAAGACGAAAGACATCGGTGTCGCGGGAAGTGAACGCAGTAGTCTGTATCATGATGCGCAAATCGTCGCTCGACAAATGCGCTTAAGCATTGCGAAGTCAGTGCCTGATTTAGGCGGAGCCTATTATCGGGCCGATCACTTTAATTTTGCGCGAGCCGGTGTGCCCGCTTTTAATGTGGGGTCAGCCGTGTTCTCGGGAGATGGTTATTTTGAGTTTGAGCATGAACACATGCATTCAGAACGCAAGATGAAGCATTTTAAGAATGATTATCACACCGTGCGTGACCGCTATGATCCTACTTGGGATTTGAGCGGCATGGTGCAACAGGCAGAATTCACACTCATGCTCGGCTATCGATTAGCCAATGCGAAGACGGTTCCGCAGTGGAATGCGAATGATCCATACCGAAAGATCAGAGAAGAGCAAGTCAAGGCTCAGGTTGGACAAAAATAA
- the ylqF gene encoding ribosome biogenesis GTPase YlqF, which translates to MSIQWFPGHMNAARKKAAESMESTDLVIEVLDARIPQASCNPMVEQLRSARQRPCLKILNKSDLADPHATKAWMEYYNAQKGVKAVAISCKKPADVAKIPGYALELAPHRGVPTKPLRMMIMGIPNVGKSTLMNALLKKRVANVGDEPAVTKTQQRLYLGKNMILTDTPGMLWPKIEHPTDGLMLAASHAVGVNALIEEEVATFLAERLLQTYPKLLSARYGFAAEEMDAVAVIEAVAKKRAYRLKGGDWDFEKAAHTLLLDYRSGALGRISLETPQSREHLLATYVPPVLLGQGKSVDTGMSDDDTQDLD; encoded by the coding sequence ATGTCGATACAATGGTTCCCCGGTCACATGAACGCAGCCCGCAAGAAGGCTGCGGAGTCAATGGAGAGTACTGATCTCGTGATTGAGGTTTTGGATGCTCGTATTCCACAAGCGAGTTGCAATCCGATGGTGGAGCAGCTGCGCTCAGCACGTCAACGGCCGTGCCTCAAAATTTTGAACAAGAGTGATTTAGCTGATCCTCATGCGACCAAAGCGTGGATGGAATACTACAACGCGCAAAAAGGCGTTAAGGCCGTGGCGATTAGTTGCAAAAAGCCAGCAGATGTTGCGAAGATTCCTGGCTATGCGCTTGAATTAGCTCCACATCGCGGTGTGCCAACCAAGCCATTGCGCATGATGATCATGGGGATTCCCAACGTCGGTAAGTCGACTCTCATGAATGCTTTATTGAAGAAGCGTGTGGCAAATGTAGGTGACGAGCCCGCCGTGACGAAAACCCAGCAACGTTTGTATCTCGGTAAAAACATGATTTTGACCGACACACCTGGGATGTTGTGGCCCAAGATTGAGCATCCAACGGATGGTTTGATGTTAGCGGCCAGCCATGCCGTGGGCGTGAATGCCTTGATCGAAGAAGAAGTCGCAACCTTTCTCGCGGAGCGGCTCTTGCAAACCTATCCTAAGCTGCTATCGGCGCGGTATGGCTTTGCCGCTGAAGAGATGGATGCGGTGGCTGTCATCGAAGCGGTAGCGAAGAAACGTGCGTATCGTTTAAAGGGGGGCGACTGGGATTTTGAAAAAGCAGCGCATACGCTGTTGCTCGATTATCGTAGTGGTGCGCTCGGTCGCATCAGTCTTGAAACACCTCAATCACGCGAACATTTGTTGGCGACCTATGTACCACCAGTCCTATTGGGGCAAGGTAAGAGCGTCGATACTGGAATGAGTGATGATGATACGCAAGATCTCGATTAA
- a CDS encoding tetratricopeptide repeat protein: protein MVSLINQMLQDLEKRKAEGKSEESSSAQYVQYGDPLARSSGRSWKFAILVLVMIGLAYLAYRQFGGQTNLVQTNGSQPPQSKVELGPEVAQLPLLLRLSTDISTPRDLDSMPAKTSMPVDSAPPATSISTSPSGGELQSQSSIEKRVDRAGEKAPEKLEIKQPDKQTEVVAIVSKSSSTPESVQTSVQAIAKKDEGAQSKLNASDKPVTKLAAEANNANAMERLPAPAPVMVKEVSPQQKAESEFKQATVYQQQGRNTEAIQALQRALILDQTHMPARQLLVSLMLDSKRYDDAIRELRAGLALDSHQVNFAMVLARILVERAKLNEAVEVLQKSVAFAQDRPDYLAFIAALQQKLNHHKEAIAYYRSALERHSQNGVWWMGLGISLQADGNSKEAIEAFQQAKLQPGLGADLIAFVDQRISQLQK, encoded by the coding sequence ATGGTGAGTTTGATCAATCAAATGTTGCAGGATTTGGAAAAACGCAAAGCCGAGGGGAAATCTGAGGAATCGTCGTCTGCCCAATACGTGCAATATGGTGATCCATTGGCGAGGTCAAGTGGACGATCATGGAAATTTGCGATACTCGTACTGGTGATGATCGGACTTGCTTATCTCGCCTATCGTCAATTCGGTGGGCAAACAAATCTAGTGCAAACCAATGGCTCGCAGCCGCCACAAAGTAAGGTCGAACTTGGGCCAGAGGTGGCGCAGTTGCCTTTGCTGTTGAGGCTGAGTACCGATATCAGTACGCCGAGAGATCTTGATTCAATGCCAGCAAAAACGTCGATGCCTGTAGATTCTGCGCCCCCTGCGACCTCGATCTCGACATCGCCAAGCGGTGGTGAACTTCAGAGCCAGTCGTCGATTGAGAAGCGTGTCGATCGAGCAGGAGAGAAAGCACCCGAGAAGCTTGAAATTAAACAGCCAGACAAACAAACCGAAGTCGTTGCCATCGTAAGCAAATCAAGTTCAACGCCTGAGTCGGTGCAGACATCGGTGCAGGCCATTGCCAAGAAAGATGAGGGTGCACAGTCGAAATTAAACGCATCCGATAAGCCGGTCACGAAACTCGCTGCAGAAGCTAACAATGCAAACGCAATGGAGCGCTTACCAGCCCCTGCGCCGGTCATGGTCAAAGAAGTCTCCCCGCAACAAAAAGCAGAGAGCGAATTTAAACAAGCAACGGTGTATCAACAGCAAGGGCGAAATACTGAAGCGATTCAAGCGCTGCAACGTGCTCTGATCCTTGATCAAACGCATATGCCTGCTCGCCAGTTATTGGTTTCCTTGATGCTCGACAGCAAACGCTATGATGATGCGATACGTGAATTGCGAGCTGGCCTGGCATTGGACTCACATCAAGTGAATTTTGCTATGGTATTGGCGCGGATCTTGGTCGAACGCGCGAAACTCAATGAGGCGGTAGAAGTCCTGCAAAAATCAGTAGCTTTTGCGCAGGATAGGCCGGACTATTTGGCTTTTATCGCCGCGCTCCAGCAGAAGCTAAACCATCACAAAGAAGCCATCGCCTATTATCGTTCGGCGTTGGAGCGGCATTCACAGAATGGCGTCTGGTGGATGGGGCTCGGGATTTCGTTGCAGGCTGATGGTAATAGCAAAGAGGCGATAGAAGCCTTTCAACAGGCGAAACTCCAACCTGGCTTAGGCGCAGATTTGATCGCATTTGTCGATCAACGTATCAGCCAATTGCAGAAATAG
- a CDS encoding ExeA family protein yields the protein MYQTFFGLTETPFGITPDTSFFFSFGSHREALNTLMIAAQNGEGFIKITGEVGTGKTLLCRQFLKTLGPEFVSAYIPNPLVEPRTLLLNVAEELGVTPSSGVEQHELLRAINHRLLEYAEQEKRVVLCIDEAQALPIETLEALRLLSNLETEKRKLLQIILFGQPELDRRLARAEIRQLAQRITFHYRLRSLSWEETVFYINHRLRIAGYSELRLFSRTASFALWLGSRGIPRMTNILANKALMLAYGAGRRFVNTRDVLLALKDTESAPLLKVSKKLIAGGALLSVLLIIASQFWLSKIAGG from the coding sequence ATGTATCAAACTTTTTTTGGTTTAACTGAAACACCGTTCGGTATCACACCAGACACGTCTTTTTTCTTTTCGTTCGGTAGCCATCGCGAAGCCCTCAATACTCTGATGATCGCAGCGCAAAACGGAGAGGGCTTTATCAAGATCACTGGCGAAGTCGGCACTGGTAAAACTTTGCTTTGCCGACAGTTTCTAAAGACTCTCGGGCCAGAATTTGTCAGCGCTTATATTCCCAATCCTTTGGTCGAGCCGCGTACACTTTTGTTGAATGTGGCGGAGGAATTGGGCGTGACTCCTTCTTCTGGCGTTGAACAACACGAGTTACTGCGAGCGATCAATCACCGTTTATTGGAATACGCCGAGCAAGAGAAACGTGTGGTGTTGTGTATTGACGAGGCCCAAGCACTTCCGATTGAAACCTTAGAAGCGCTGCGATTACTCAGTAATTTGGAAACTGAAAAGCGCAAGCTGCTGCAGATCATTTTGTTCGGACAACCAGAGTTAGATCGCCGCTTAGCGCGCGCGGAGATTCGTCAGTTGGCGCAGCGCATTACCTTCCACTATCGTTTGCGTTCTTTGAGTTGGGAAGAAACGGTCTTCTATATCAATCATCGATTGCGTATCGCTGGTTACAGCGAACTTCGTTTGTTTAGCCGAACCGCATCTTTTGCACTTTGGTTAGGAAGCCGTGGTATTCCACGAATGACAAATATTCTCGCTAACAAGGCCTTGATGTTGGCGTATGGCGCAGGGCGTCGTTTCGTGAATACACGCGATGTGCTGTTAGCGCTCAAGGATACTGAGTCCGCCCCTTTGTTGAAGGTATCCAAAAAACTCATTGCGGGTGGGGCATTGCTGTCTGTTTTGTTGATCATTGCCAGCCAGTTCTGGTTGAGCAAGATTGCTGGAGGTTGA